In one Dama dama isolate Ldn47 chromosome 5, ASM3311817v1, whole genome shotgun sequence genomic region, the following are encoded:
- the LOC133055921 gene encoding olfactory receptor 1D2-like: MLVLMLQTAGEMHGGNQSGVSDFLLLGISESPEEQQILFWMFLSMYLVTVMGNMLIILAISFDSHLHTPMYLFLANLSFTDLFFVTNTIPKTLVNLQSQNKAISYTGCLTQLYFLVCLVTLDNFILATMAYDRYVAICRPLHYITAMSPGLCILLLTLCWALSVLYGLFLTLLMTKVTFCGSRRIHYIFCEMYVLLRLACSNTQVIHTVQITTGCFIFFTPLGIMVMSYVWIVRAILRIPSASSKYKAFSTCGSHLAVVSLFYGTLGMVYLQPLKTHSMKDSVATVMYAVVTPMMNSFIYSLRNKDMHGALGRLLLGKAFQRLTGRKLRH; the protein is encoded by the coding sequence ATGTTGGTGCTGATGTTGCAGACAGCTGGGGAAATGCATGGAGGCAACCAGAGTGGGGTCTCTgacttcctcctcctggggatctcgGAGAGTCCTGAAGAGCAGCAGATCCTGTTTTGGATGTTTCTGTCCATGTATCTGGTCACCGTAATGGGAAACATGCTCATCATCTTGGCCATCAGCTTTGATTCCCACCTGCACACTCCCATGTACTTATTCTTGGCCAACCTCTCCTTCACTGACCTCTTCTTCGTCACCAATACAATCCCCAAGACATTGGTGAACCTTCAGTCCCAGAACAAAGCCATCTCATACACAGGGTGTCTGACCCAGCTCTACTTCCTGGTCTGCTTGGTGACCCTGGACAACTTCATCCTGGCCACGATGGcatatgaccgctatgtggccatctgccgcCCTCTCCACTACATCACAGCCATGAGCCCTGGGCTCTGCATTTTGCTCCTCACCTTGTGTTGGGCACTCTCTGTCCTGTACGGTCTCTTTCTCACCCTCCTCATGACCAAGGTGACCTTCTGTGGGTCCCGGAGAATCCACTACATCTTCTGTGAGATGTACGTCCTGCTGAGGCTCGCTTGTTCCAATACCCAGGTGATTCACACAGTGCAGATTACCACAGGTTGCTTCATCTTCTTCACCCCCTTAGGGATCATGGTCATGTCCTATGTCTGGATTGTCAGAGCCATCCTCCGAATACCATCAGCCTCCAGCAAATACAAAGCTTTctccacctgtggctcccacTTGGCTGTGGTCTCCCTCTTCTATGGGACACTTGGTATGGTGTATCTGCAGCCCCTCAAAACCCACTCCATGAAGGACTCAGTAGCCACAGTGATGTATGCTGTGGTGACGCCCATGATGAACTCTTTCATCTACAGCTTGAGGAACAAGGACATGCATGGGGCTCTGGGAAGACTCCTCCTAGGAAAAGCCTTCCAGAGATTGAcaggaaggaaactgaggcactga